One genomic window of Sulfuricurvum sp. IAE1 includes the following:
- a CDS encoding class II aldolase/adducin family protein produces the protein MKSLFDDATAVQYRNDPLAMRVYTSRLLGQESDLVLHGGGNTSVKIGDTLYVKGSGWNLDTIEKPGFSPVDLGTLCAMAERETLSDTQMVKEQREAMADQSAPNPSIEAILHAIIPFAYVDHTHADAVVTLTNTPEGKALVQELYGENMLIVDYVMPGFELAKHIYEITRTVDWNTLSGIILMHHGVFTFDDDAKRAYEKMIHIVTVAETHLAERVTLACGDCEGKSDPDIPRAVAAEAAKLRGCELFPLMIDSPRAQLFSILPDLDALVKKGGLTPEHVIRIKPFPAIIDGDIAEGISKFAQDYKAYFEANASQEHICLDLAPRYAVIKGVGIVVLGKDEKESRIIGDIVKHTITAILSAEQLGGWKSLSLAQMFQMEYWELEQAKLKNAQ, from the coding sequence ATGAAAAGCCTTTTCGACGACGCTACCGCCGTTCAATACCGAAACGACCCCCTTGCGATGCGGGTCTATACCTCCCGGCTGCTGGGGCAGGAGAGCGATCTCGTCCTGCACGGCGGCGGGAATACCTCCGTGAAAATCGGCGATACCCTTTACGTCAAAGGGTCCGGATGGAATCTCGATACGATCGAAAAACCGGGATTTTCCCCGGTCGATCTGGGAACCCTGTGCGCAATGGCGGAACGCGAAACCCTCTCGGACACCCAGATGGTCAAAGAGCAGCGTGAAGCGATGGCGGACCAAAGCGCCCCCAACCCCTCGATCGAAGCGATACTCCACGCCATCATCCCCTTTGCCTACGTCGACCACACCCATGCCGACGCGGTCGTGACCCTCACCAATACCCCGGAGGGCAAAGCACTGGTACAAGAGCTCTACGGCGAAAACATGCTCATCGTCGATTACGTGATGCCCGGGTTCGAGCTGGCGAAACACATCTACGAAATCACCAGAACCGTCGACTGGAATACCCTCTCAGGGATCATACTGATGCACCACGGCGTCTTTACGTTTGATGACGATGCCAAGCGCGCCTATGAGAAGATGATCCATATCGTCACCGTCGCCGAAACGCATCTGGCCGAGCGCGTCACCCTCGCCTGCGGCGACTGCGAGGGGAAAAGCGATCCCGATATCCCCCGCGCCGTAGCCGCCGAAGCGGCAAAACTCCGGGGATGCGAACTTTTCCCCCTGATGATCGATTCGCCGCGTGCCCAATTGTTCAGCATCCTCCCAGATCTCGATGCCCTGGTCAAAAAGGGAGGATTGACCCCCGAACACGTTATCCGGATCAAACCTTTCCCCGCCATTATCGATGGCGATATCGCCGAGGGGATTTCGAAATTTGCGCAAGACTATAAAGCCTATTTTGAAGCCAACGCCTCGCAGGAGCACATCTGCCTCGACCTTGCCCCCCGTTACGCCGTGATCAAAGGGGTGGGCATCGTCGTGCTGGGCAAAGACGAAAAAGAGTCGCGCATTATCGGCGATATCGTCAAGCACACGATCACCGCAATCCTCTCGGCCGAACAGCTGGGCGGATGGAAATCGCTCAGCCTCGCGCAGATGTTTCAGATGGAATATTGGGAACTGGAGCAGGCCAAACTGAAAAACGCCCAGTGA
- the luxS gene encoding S-ribosylhomocysteine lyase, whose product MPLLDSFCVDHTIMPAPAVRRAKGMKTPKGDDITVFDLRFCRPNEKTLSPEGIHTLEHLFAGFMRDHLNSDKTEIIDISPMGCRTGFYMSVIGTPSEEEVADAWEASMKDILEVKSQNDIPELNIYQCGTYKMHSLEDAKAIATDVLRKDIDIMDNEALKLDLSKVNG is encoded by the coding sequence ATGCCGCTACTTGACAGTTTTTGCGTTGACCACACCATTATGCCCGCCCCGGCCGTACGCCGTGCCAAAGGGATGAAAACCCCCAAAGGGGACGATATCACCGTTTTTGATCTGCGCTTTTGCCGTCCGAACGAAAAAACCCTCTCGCCCGAGGGGATCCATACGCTCGAACACCTCTTCGCGGGGTTCATGCGCGATCATCTCAATTCGGATAAAACCGAAATCATCGACATCTCTCCGATGGGATGCCGCACCGGGTTTTACATGAGCGTGATCGGTACTCCCAGCGAAGAGGAAGTTGCCGACGCGTGGGAAGCGTCGATGAAAGACATCCTTGAGGTGAAATCCCAAAACGATATTCCCGAGCTCAACATCTACCAGTGCGGGACGTACAAAATGCACTCGCTCGAAGACGCCAAGGCGATCGCCACCGATGTATTGCGCAAAGACATCGACATCATGGACAACGAAGCGCTCAAACTTGATCTCTCCAAGGTAAACGGCTGA
- a CDS encoding tRNA (5-methylaminomethyl-2-thiouridine)(34)-methyltransferase MnmD yields MKRWVQSDDGSYTAYSSEYDEHYHSTKDGALNESLKKHIEPAFKLHAQKEHLRIIDICFGLGFNTLLSLHYRDAYYPDTTLEIYSPELDGDLVASLVDFPYPEIFEPYRNIITDIAMLGGYEDERTQITVEIADARVAIRELSGEWDVCYQDAFSPQTNPMLWTREYFADVAGLMGEEGVVTTYSTALATRLALHENGFHVYLNTGKGYRNATIASRRELAGYTKVDMAHKIACNPDARSLSDESPGL; encoded by the coding sequence ATGAAGCGATGGGTGCAAAGCGACGACGGCAGCTATACCGCGTATAGCAGCGAGTACGACGAACACTACCACTCGACCAAGGACGGGGCGCTTAACGAATCGCTCAAAAAACATATCGAGCCCGCTTTTAAGCTGCATGCGCAAAAAGAGCATCTGCGCATCATAGACATCTGTTTCGGGTTGGGATTCAATACGCTTCTGAGCCTCCATTACCGCGATGCCTATTATCCCGATACGACGCTCGAAATCTATTCACCCGAACTTGACGGCGATCTGGTCGCTTCGCTGGTCGATTTTCCCTACCCCGAAATATTTGAACCGTACCGAAACATCATCACCGACATCGCAATGCTCGGCGGTTATGAGGACGAGCGGACGCAGATCACCGTGGAGATCGCAGACGCGAGGGTAGCGATACGGGAACTCTCGGGGGAGTGGGACGTCTGCTACCAGGACGCGTTCAGCCCGCAGACCAATCCGATGCTGTGGACGCGGGAATATTTTGCCGATGTGGCAGGGCTGATGGGGGAGGAGGGGGTCGTGACGACTTATTCGACGGCGCTGGCCACCCGATTGGCTTTACATGAAAACGGATTTCACGTCTATCTCAATACGGGCAAGGGGTATCGTAACGCGACGATCGCTTCACGGCGAGAACTGGCCGGGTACACGAAAGTCGATATGGCACACAAGATTGCCTGCAACCCCGATGCACGGAGCCTTAGCGACGAAAGTCCGGGTCTTTGA
- a CDS encoding riboflavin synthase — protein MFTGLIREMASVKNFSANRLALKARHKPKLGDSIAINGTCLSVVSIENDGFTVELSPETLEHIATEKLSGQVHIEPAMAMGDRFEGHIVQGHVDTIGTVSSITDNGNSYDVIIEVDSGFIPLIPPKGSITIDGVSLTVNDVYEDAFRLTIIPITMRETLFGTYKKGTRVNIETDVFARYIRHILSASKPKGMSWDDIDRIHSLY, from the coding sequence ATGTTTACGGGATTGATCCGGGAGATGGCGAGTGTCAAAAACTTCAGCGCCAACCGCCTTGCACTCAAAGCGCGCCACAAACCGAAACTGGGCGATTCGATTGCAATCAACGGCACCTGCCTCTCGGTCGTCAGCATCGAAAACGACGGCTTTACCGTCGAACTCTCCCCCGAAACCCTTGAGCACATCGCGACCGAAAAACTCTCAGGTCAAGTACACATCGAACCGGCAATGGCAATGGGAGACCGGTTCGAGGGGCATATCGTCCAGGGGCACGTCGACACGATCGGTACCGTCAGCTCCATTACCGACAACGGCAACAGCTACGACGTGATCATTGAGGTCGATAGCGGGTTTATCCCGCTGATCCCGCCCAAGGGCTCGATTACGATCGACGGGGTGAGCCTCACCGTCAACGACGTATACGAAGATGCCTTCCGCCTCACCATCATCCCGATCACGATGCGCGAAACGCTCTTCGGTACCTATAAAAAAGGGACCCGCGTCAACATCGAAACGGACGTTTTCGCGCGATACATCCGCCACATCCTGAGCGCTTCGAAGCCCAAAGGGATGAGCTGGGACGACATCGACCGCATCCATTCTTTATACTAA
- a CDS encoding tetratricopeptide repeat protein translates to MLHDALEAFNNGDYAAALTRFEALAREGNPTAVASLGYMYQKGLGTEPSLDKAFALYSQAAEHDEPAAIYNLALMYADGAGVAHDQFKAHELLLRSAILGFPQAQYEAGLSLERGLGCVQNFSEAAFWYEEGAKRGNANAFNNLGVLYKEGHGVPQDYARAFVCFSRAAQMNLPEAQYNLGLMHDQGLGCDADHDAALEWCRKAAYNGHEKAKQIIRSLQEEGKIVF, encoded by the coding sequence ATGCTTCACGATGCATTGGAAGCTTTCAACAACGGCGATTACGCAGCCGCGCTGACGCGGTTCGAGGCACTCGCGCGGGAGGGAAACCCCACCGCGGTGGCATCGCTGGGATACATGTACCAAAAAGGGCTGGGGACCGAACCCTCGCTCGACAAAGCGTTCGCCCTCTACTCTCAGGCGGCCGAACACGACGAACCCGCGGCGATCTACAACCTCGCCCTGATGTACGCCGACGGGGCGGGGGTGGCGCACGACCAGTTCAAAGCGCACGAACTGCTCCTGCGTTCGGCGATCCTGGGATTTCCCCAGGCGCAATACGAAGCGGGACTGAGCCTGGAGCGGGGACTGGGATGCGTCCAGAATTTCTCCGAAGCGGCCTTTTGGTACGAAGAGGGGGCAAAACGGGGGAACGCGAACGCCTTTAACAACCTCGGCGTCCTTTATAAAGAGGGGCACGGCGTCCCGCAGGATTATGCCCGTGCCTTCGTCTGTTTTTCGCGCGCCGCGCAAATGAACCTCCCCGAAGCGCAGTACAACCTCGGATTGATGCACGATCAGGGGCTCGGGTGCGACGCAGACCACGACGCCGCACTCGAATGGTGCCGCAAAGCGGCCTATAACGGCCACGAAAAAGCCAAACAAATTATCCGTTCCTTGCAGGAAGAGGGTAAAATAGTATTTTAA
- the mnmG gene encoding tRNA uridine-5-carboxymethylaminomethyl(34) synthesis enzyme MnmG, with amino-acid sequence MQYDVIVVGGGHAGIEAALAAARMGHNTLMVSILAEQVGATSCNPAVGGLAKGHLVRELDALGGEMGLLTDEAGIQFRILNITKGPAVRGSRAQIDMDRYRVIARNTILTTPNLSLIQETVTSLLIEDDTVVGVQTHLLNEYRASRVILTTGTFLNGVVHIGEVTQEAGRFGEFAAKGLSDQLRLLGVNVGRLKTGTCPRVDSSSIDFSVMELQDGDELPAPFSFRTDREAFARTKKQLPCYIAYTNEETHSLIEGNFHRAPLFTGQIEGIGPRYCPSIEDKINRFRDKERHHLFIEPQTAENTECYINGMSTSLPPDVQRAMIHSVRGMENAKIVRYGYAIEYDYVDPTELRHTLETKKIRNLYCAGQINGTTGYEEAAAQGLMAGINASLSLQGKEPLVLRRDEAYIGVLIDDLVTKGTKEPYRMFTSRAEYRLLLREETADLRLGKYGHALGLISDAQMERIDAKRRQIEEGLALLEETVYTPNKEFLAFLEEIDEEKISDKLAATQLVSRKTFDEEKLLKLFPQFKELDPYIVEQILIEAKYARYVEKQSDDIKRMESMLHIAIPSDFNFGSVSGLSKEIVEKLEKFNPPTLQAASQISGITPAALDILHIYIKMACQKQKSSRMTTKD; translated from the coding sequence ATGCAATATGACGTAATCGTAGTCGGCGGAGGACACGCCGGAATCGAAGCGGCCCTGGCCGCAGCCCGGATGGGACACAATACCCTGATGGTCTCCATCCTTGCCGAACAGGTGGGAGCGACGAGCTGCAATCCCGCCGTCGGGGGACTGGCCAAAGGGCACCTGGTACGCGAACTCGACGCCCTGGGCGGGGAGATGGGGCTGCTCACCGACGAAGCGGGGATACAGTTCCGGATTCTCAACATCACCAAAGGGCCCGCCGTTCGCGGAAGCCGTGCCCAGATCGACATGGACCGCTACCGCGTCATCGCGCGCAACACCATCCTCACGACCCCCAACCTGAGCCTGATCCAGGAGACCGTGACGTCGCTGCTGATCGAAGACGATACCGTCGTGGGGGTACAGACCCATCTGCTCAACGAATACCGCGCTTCGCGGGTGATTCTTACGACCGGGACGTTCCTCAACGGAGTCGTTCATATCGGCGAAGTGACGCAGGAGGCGGGGCGGTTCGGAGAATTTGCCGCCAAAGGGCTCAGCGATCAGCTCCGTTTGCTGGGGGTGAACGTCGGGCGGCTCAAAACGGGGACATGCCCCCGCGTCGACAGTTCCTCGATCGACTTTAGCGTGATGGAACTCCAAGACGGCGACGAGCTCCCCGCACCGTTCAGTTTCCGGACCGACCGCGAGGCGTTTGCCCGTACCAAAAAACAGCTCCCCTGCTACATCGCCTACACGAACGAGGAGACCCACAGCCTGATCGAGGGGAATTTTCACCGCGCCCCCCTCTTTACCGGACAGATCGAAGGGATCGGGCCGCGCTACTGCCCCAGCATCGAAGACAAGATCAACCGTTTCCGGGACAAAGAGCGTCATCACCTCTTCATCGAACCTCAGACGGCGGAGAACACCGAGTGCTACATCAACGGGATGTCCACCTCGCTTCCCCCCGACGTGCAGCGCGCCATGATCCATTCGGTCCGCGGGATGGAGAATGCCAAAATCGTCCGATACGGCTATGCCATCGAGTACGATTACGTCGACCCGACGGAGCTTCGCCATACTCTCGAGACGAAAAAGATCCGCAACCTCTATTGCGCCGGGCAGATCAACGGGACCACCGGATACGAGGAAGCGGCCGCACAGGGGCTCATGGCCGGGATCAACGCCAGCCTCAGCCTGCAGGGGAAAGAGCCGCTTGTGCTGCGCCGTGATGAAGCCTACATCGGCGTCCTGATCGACGATCTGGTCACCAAGGGGACCAAAGAACCTTACCGGATGTTTACTTCCCGCGCCGAATACCGGCTGCTGCTGCGCGAGGAGACCGCCGATCTGCGTTTGGGCAAATACGGTCACGCGCTGGGGCTCATTTCGGACGCTCAAATGGAACGGATCGACGCGAAACGGCGACAGATTGAGGAGGGGTTGGCACTTCTGGAAGAGACGGTCTATACCCCCAACAAAGAGTTCCTGGCCTTTTTGGAAGAGATCGACGAAGAGAAAATCAGCGACAAACTCGCCGCGACCCAGCTCGTTTCGCGTAAGACGTTCGACGAGGAGAAACTCCTGAAACTGTTCCCGCAGTTCAAAGAACTCGACCCCTACATCGTCGAGCAGATCCTGATCGAGGCCAAATACGCCCGTTACGTCGAAAAACAAAGCGACGACATCAAGCGGATGGAGTCGATGCTCCACATCGCGATCCCCTCCGATTTCAATTTCGGCTCCGTTTCCGGACTCTCTAAAGAGATCGTCGAAAAACTGGAAAAATTCAACCCGCCTACGTTGCAGGCGGCATCGCAGATAAGCGGGATCACCCCCGCCGCCCTCGACATCCTGCACATCTACATCAAAATGGCCTGTCAAAAGCAAAAAAGTTCGAGAATGACCACTAAAGATTGA
- a CDS encoding metallophosphoesterase, producing MTFAILGDTHFDFHLNANAPVTESLFDMRFKHFLEASPADVLLLPGDIGHYNTQNLECLKHLRRYYHHIVVTFGNHDYYLPGESIVSRYKELGGSAGASRARVEEMKAMIDAEEGIDYVDGTVIDINGIRIGGASGWYDGSLYISDGEKTHADVQSIWRWKMNDANMIHPTGTNGAKFDDLFHEQKYRLDAVYQQCDIMMTHVSPLSEWEQFKVMYNYQPALDQIDHKYSANHEALKEYRAFYCFDGKEYLENGSMKHWVFGHTHQRFHRTYTRQDGKTVDIHCNSIGQLVGKNTFGLKVIEL from the coding sequence ATGACGTTTGCAATTCTCGGTGACACCCATTTTGACTTTCATTTGAATGCAAACGCTCCGGTTACTGAAAGTCTATTCGACATGAGATTCAAACACTTCCTCGAAGCAAGCCCCGCAGACGTTCTTCTGCTTCCCGGAGATATCGGTCACTACAATACGCAGAATCTTGAGTGCCTCAAGCACTTGAGACGTTACTATCATCATATCGTGGTGACATTCGGCAATCATGATTATTATCTACCTGGCGAATCAATTGTCTCCAGATATAAGGAGCTCGGAGGCAGTGCCGGCGCCAGCCGTGCACGGGTAGAAGAGATGAAAGCCATGATCGACGCTGAAGAGGGAATTGATTACGTTGACGGTACCGTCATTGACATCAACGGTATCCGTATCGGAGGAGCAAGCGGATGGTATGACGGAAGCCTCTATATTAGTGACGGAGAAAAGACTCATGCGGATGTTCAGTCAATTTGGAGATGGAAGATGAACGATGCGAACATGATCCATCCGACCGGAACCAACGGTGCAAAGTTTGATGATCTATTCCATGAGCAGAAATACCGCTTGGATGCCGTCTATCAACAGTGTGATATCATGATGACTCATGTATCGCCTCTATCGGAATGGGAGCAGTTCAAGGTAATGTATAACTATCAACCTGCACTCGATCAGATCGATCACAAATACAGTGCCAACCATGAAGCTCTCAAAGAGTATCGCGCATTCTATTGCTTCGATGGAAAAGAATACTTAGAGAACGGTTCAATGAAGCACTGGGTATTCGGGCATACCCATCAGAGATTTCATCGTACCTATACACGACAAGACGGTAAAACGGTCGATATCCATTGTAACTCGATCGGACAACTGGTGGGCAAAAATACTTTCGGGTTGAAAGTGATCGAGCTATGA
- a CDS encoding metallophosphoesterase: MTITKDTFIIADTHFAHANVLEYEPNRKIVLGDQPDERMVELWNQTVGKDDIVLHLGDFAFKSEAVHTWAQKLNGIKYLLRGNHDKSAQTYLDNGFAEVIDFPVKGEPAYHIADVDGVRILFSHYPIVTDGFDDTLWCYLSDVFDREQCDINIHGHIHSMRLNEKFCINASVEAIGYAPMKLGELLEKHDAAIHDIHVTDVNSVNCI, encoded by the coding sequence ATGACTATCACCAAAGACACCTTTATCATCGCCGATACCCACTTCGCCCATGCGAACGTTTTAGAGTACGAACCGAATCGTAAAATTGTTCTAGGCGATCAACCCGATGAGCGTATGGTAGAGCTGTGGAATCAAACCGTCGGCAAAGACGATATCGTCTTACACCTTGGAGACTTCGCCTTCAAGAGCGAAGCAGTTCATACCTGGGCACAAAAGCTCAACGGTATCAAATACCTCCTCAGGGGCAATCATGATAAGAGCGCACAGACGTATCTTGATAACGGCTTCGCGGAAGTGATCGACTTTCCGGTCAAAGGAGAGCCGGCTTATCATATCGCCGATGTGGATGGAGTCCGAATTCTATTCAGCCACTATCCAATCGTGACCGATGGATTCGATGATACCCTCTGGTGCTATCTATCCGACGTATTTGACCGGGAACAATGCGACATTAATATCCACGGCCATATCCATTCAATGCGGCTCAATGAGAAGTTCTGTATTAATGCCAGTGTTGAAGCAATCGGATATGCTCCGATGAAGTTAGGTGAGCTGCTTGAAAAGCATGATGCTGCTATCCATGATATTCATGTAACTGATGTCAATAGTGTTAATTGTATTTAA
- a CDS encoding very short patch repair endonuclease translates to MSKKQKQHMTRSENMSRIRSIETSIEIKLRKALWERGYRYRKNCKGIFGKPDICFLGKKIAIFCDSEFWHGKYLLESKYIPKTNQEYWIPKIERNIERDKEVAVALEKEGWIVLRFWQKEIEKDLENCLLRIEDALKLQKTTK, encoded by the coding sequence ATGAGCAAAAAACAAAAACAACACATGACTCGTTCTGAAAATATGTCGCGTATCCGCAGTATTGAAACATCTATAGAAATCAAGCTTCGAAAAGCTTTATGGGAACGCGGATATCGCTATAGAAAGAACTGTAAAGGTATCTTTGGCAAACCAGATATTTGTTTCTTAGGCAAAAAAATTGCTATTTTTTGCGATAGTGAATTTTGGCATGGAAAGTATTTGTTGGAGAGTAAATATATTCCAAAAACCAATCAAGAGTATTGGATTCCAAAGATTGAACGGAATATTGAACGTGATAAAGAAGTTGCTGTTGCTCTTGAAAAAGAAGGATGGATAGTGCTACGTTTCTGGCAAAAGGAAATTGAAAAAGATTTGGAAAATTGTCTTTTGAGAATAGAAGATGCTTTGAAACTGCAAAAAACAACAAAATGA
- a CDS encoding DNA cytosine methyltransferase yields the protein MVGWGNLVSRRFTAVDIFSGAGGLSVGARMAGISPVMAVEFDQYAAATYRRNHSEIAENVLQKDIRLVDPLDHTDKYPFILFGGPPCQGFSTANTKTRNLDNPNNWMFKEYLRFVQELEPEWFLFENVAGFKSFNGGTFAKEVEEALQNPFGDPNKLAYVTSSTLLDAADFGVPQRRKRFFIVGHKKQSGGIKFDFSSLKKRPLTTVGEALADLPKLDNGQMLDECAYRSKPDSAYAKFMRGKLHKAKQNYVTASKPHIIERYKVIPQGSNWEAAKEKGLLDSYTSTKHTHSGIYKRLLENEPAVTIANYRKSMLIHPWEHRGLSLREAARLQSFPDHFIFEGPHSYQQQQVGNAVPPLLAKTIFEQIKKYTEANKECGQLLK from the coding sequence ATGGTCGGATGGGGTAATTTGGTGAGTAGAAGATTTACAGCAGTCGATATTTTCAGCGGGGCCGGGGGCCTAAGCGTTGGAGCTCGTATGGCTGGTATTAGTCCAGTTATGGCTGTAGAATTTGACCAATATGCCGCTGCTACTTACAGAAGAAACCATTCCGAAATTGCAGAAAACGTTTTGCAAAAAGATATTCGTTTAGTCGATCCGCTTGATCATACGGATAAATACCCTTTTATATTATTTGGCGGTCCACCTTGCCAAGGATTTTCAACAGCTAATACCAAAACTCGCAATCTCGATAATCCAAACAACTGGATGTTTAAAGAATATCTTCGCTTTGTTCAAGAACTTGAGCCGGAATGGTTTCTATTTGAAAATGTTGCCGGATTCAAATCTTTTAACGGCGGTACATTTGCAAAAGAAGTTGAAGAAGCTTTACAGAATCCTTTTGGTGATCCAAATAAACTTGCCTATGTAACAAGTTCTACTCTTCTGGATGCCGCAGATTTTGGTGTACCTCAAAGAAGAAAGCGTTTTTTTATTGTTGGGCACAAAAAGCAAAGCGGTGGTATAAAATTTGATTTCAGCAGTTTAAAAAAACGTCCTCTCACTACTGTAGGAGAAGCATTGGCTGATTTGCCTAAACTAGACAATGGCCAAATGCTGGATGAATGTGCATATCGCTCTAAGCCAGATAGCGCCTATGCAAAATTCATGAGAGGTAAGCTTCACAAAGCTAAGCAGAACTATGTAACTGCTAGCAAGCCGCATATTATTGAACGCTACAAAGTGATCCCGCAAGGCTCAAACTGGGAAGCAGCAAAAGAAAAAGGTCTGTTGGATTCTTACACTTCAACGAAACATACTCACAGCGGTATCTATAAACGGCTGTTGGAAAATGAGCCTGCTGTCACTATAGCTAATTACCGGAAAAGCATGCTTATTCACCCATGGGAGCATAGAGGGCTATCTTTGCGTGAAGCGGCACGACTTCAAAGCTTTCCGGATCATTTTATATTTGAAGGTCCGCATAGTTATCAACAGCAACAGGTCGGTAACGCAGTGCCACCACTTTTGGCAAAAACCATTTTTGAACAAATAAAAAAATATACGGAAGCTAATAAAGAATGTGGCCAATTACTAAAATAG